cgcgcggtcGCGGATGAAGCTCTGGATGGTGCGCGCCACCACCACGGTGCTGCTCTGGACCTGCGTCGTGCAGCTCACCGCCGTCGGCGAGACGTGGGGCCCCCGCGTCCTCAAGGGCTGGCCGTCCTGCCTCACGGCGTccgaagaggcggcggcgctcgccgccgtgCGGCCCGAGCCAATCGTGGAGAAGCCTGCATTGCCACCGAAACGTGAGTGGGTTTGGTCCTCTCCTTCGCTTTCTTTCACCCTGTTTAGAACTGTTCTGTGTTTGGATGCTGTTCCCAGGACATTGACAGCCGGCCAGCATTTTGTTAGATCCTTCCAATGTAGATTTCCTCAAATTGGGTGGAAAATGACTGTTGGTTGGTGTGCATATTGGTCCCATCTTGCTGCACTCGGATCGGTTCCAAATTTGCGTAATTTAGCTTGGGTGGTGCGGATTTCGTTATGTGAAAATGTTGTCTGCGTCGTGCTCTGCGGCACACTTTTTCATCTTTTCTGCATCTTAATCAGCAAATTCATATCCAGTTTATGCTGGATGTTGGTAAATGCTGTTTACAAAACTGGGCAATGTGGGATCTTCTTTCGGTTGGTAGGTCAGGAGTTTTCCTTGTTCTGGCCGTTTGTGGTCTGCGCATAAGGTTCGTGTTTTATGTTATTTCTATGTTAGATCACACTTTTTAGGTGGGTTGAATATGCTTTGACGGGTGGCAATCATTCATGACTCCAACTGATGTTTTAGCCCCTCATAATTGGCTATCATTTTTCACGTGCATAGCAGAGGAATGCACCAGCAGCTTTTCAGTAACTGTAGCAAGGTTTTAGAAGTTAACTGTGTTGAACCTTTTGTAACATACGCATTTTGCAAGGTAAATCTTGGTTATTCAAATACCACGTATAAAATCTTGACAAAAGAAAACGCTGTTGATTTTCCCTCTACACCAAAGAAGGTCTTGGTGCTCAGGTGCTCAGACATGTTTGCACAATTGTATTCTCATAGATAATTATGTTTCTCTTGCAACATGGAAAGTTGCATTTATGTAACTTGAGTGACTGCTTAAGTGTGCTTGAGTTTGCTGTTGCCACAAATACTCAATGTACCTACAATAGTAATGCTTTGTATGTTACCACTACAGCCTTGTCTACAATATTTAAGGCTTCTGCTATGGTATTATTAATGTTTTATTGTTGCCATCGTATGCCAGGAATGTATAGGAACAATGGTTATTTGATGGTGTCATGCAATGGTGGTCTTAACCAAATGCGGGCTGCTGTAAGATATTGGAAACCTCTGCTCATGAAATTTCTTCTGTAATCTGTTTTACAACTTTTGGCTTTCTTGTTCCATCAGATCTGCGACATGGTTGTAATTGCGAGATATTTGAATGTTACTTTGGTCGTGCCTGAGTTGGATAAAACTTCATTTTGGAATGATCCAAGGTACAGTTTGGCACCTTGATATTAACTTCCTTTGTTTATTTAATTTCTTGAACTATTTATAGGCTTCATGCTTATCAGCTATCCATTCTATCTTGCAGTGAGTTCCAAGATATATTTGATGTTGAACATTTTATAACATCCTTACGGGATGAAGTTCGCATACTGAGAGAACTGCCTCCAAGGGTAAAGCGAAGAGTTGAGCTTGGTATGTTCCACTCAATGCCACCTATCAGTTGGTCTGATATTTCCTACTACCACAATCAGGTAAGCTTCATGTCACATTATGTTAAGGCCACCTTGGATTATAGAATTTATCAAATAAGCTAATTACTTGACTATATTTCGCCCAGATTCTTCCATTGATTCGGAAATACAAGGTTCTGCATTTGAATAGAACTGATGCTAGGCTAGCAAACAATGGTTTGCCTATGGAGATTCAGAAACTGCGGTGCCGAGTAAATTATGGCTCTCTGAGGTTTACTGCAGAAATAGAGGATTTGGGCAAGCGGGTAATTAGGATGCTTCGCCAAAATGGTCCTTTCTTGGTTCTTCATTTACGTTATGAAATGGATATGCTGGCTTTCTCTGGCTGTACTCAAGGTTGCAGTAACGAAGAGGCAGAGGAGCTCACAAGAATGAGGTGAATATTTTGGCATTATAATTTAACATGTTGCATTTCTTTGGACAATACTTGTTTGTGATTGTTAAAACCTGTGAACTAGACATGCTTTTTACATTAGCTGTCAAACTATTCTTGGCTTTAGGTACGCTTATCTATGGTGGAAAGAGAAAATCATTAACTCAgacttgaaaagaaaagatggtcTTTGCCCATTGACGCCAGAAGAAACTGCTCTTGTCCTCAGAGCCTTGGACATCGATAGAAGTATG
This is a stretch of genomic DNA from Brachypodium distachyon strain Bd21 chromosome 1, Brachypodium_distachyon_v3.0, whole genome shotgun sequence. It encodes these proteins:
- the LOC100828174 gene encoding O-fucosyltransferase 34, translating into MGWKATMGGKAAGIGGEKHKCPPSSAAAARSRMKLWMVRATTTVLLWTCVVQLTAVGETWGPRVLKGWPSCLTASEEAAALAAVRPEPIVEKPALPPKRMYRNNGYLMVSCNGGLNQMRAAICDMVVIARYLNVTLVVPELDKTSFWNDPSEFQDIFDVEHFITSLRDEVRILRELPPRVKRRVELGMFHSMPPISWSDISYYHNQILPLIRKYKVLHLNRTDARLANNGLPMEIQKLRCRVNYGSLRFTAEIEDLGKRVIRMLRQNGPFLVLHLRYEMDMLAFSGCTQGCSNEEAEELTRMRYAYLWWKEKIINSDLKRKDGLCPLTPEETALVLRALDIDRSMQIYIAAGEIYGGKRRMAALTSAYPNVVRKETLLEPSDLMFFQNHSSQMAALDYMVSLESDIFVPTYDGNMAKVVEGHRRFMGFKKTILLDRKLIVDLVDQYNNGSLRWDEFSLLIKAAHAGRMGSASKRTVFPDRPKEEDYFYANPQECLHDPDLLHTS